In the Larus michahellis chromosome 6, bLarMic1.1, whole genome shotgun sequence genome, one interval contains:
- the ZIC4 gene encoding zinc finger protein ZIC 4: MSVDALGIPVMDPAALSRRNTALRLVDLAGAPRHHHHHPPPQSMTGFPGFAGHPHATAPTQPGEHAAESRLGPHPLRPEHMGHRHHPPPQHHPAALKLSPAPHPHHQLHHHHHHHHHHHHHHMAGQAEVVSSQTGAFGPAQSPAAPYPVSHPAQALAAGRDFFIRRDLPAPLMPGLTEQHPAASSHHGLFVSTTGSYPGHHGHHHHHSEAGNPSLFTGLHEQPPHAAPGGHLNGQIRLGLPGEMYARSEHFTQVPASRTDPFAASSLHSYGGMNLNVNLAPHHGPGAFFRYMRQPIKQELICKWIELDQTPKKLCSKTFSTMHELVTHVTVEHVGGPEQSNHICFWEECPREGKPFKAKYKLVNHIRVHTGEKPFPCPFPGCGKVFARSENLKIHKRTHTGEKPFKCEFEGCDRRFANSSDRKKHSHVHTSDKPYNCKVRGCDKSYTHPSSLRKHMKVHCKSPPPSSGYESSTPSLVSPSSDSGREPPASSSHAEPSAPAQPAANLSEWYVCQGAGLRGPPAPPAAPPPPRPPGQPRPRC; this comes from the exons ATGAGCGTGGATGCTCTGGGGATCCCAGTGATGGACCCTGCTGCTCTCTCCAGGCGGAACACGGCGCTGAGATTAGTAGACTTGGCGGGGGCTCctcgccaccaccaccaccaccccccccctcagAGCATGACAGGCTTCCCGGGCTTCGCTGGGCACCCCCACGCCACGGCGCCCACGCAGCCGGGGGAGCACGCCGCCGAGTCCCGCCTCGGGCCGCACCCGCTCCGGCCAGAACACATGGGGCACcgccaccatcctcctcctcagcatCACCCCGCGGCCCTTAAGCTCAGCCCTGCCCCTCATCCCCACCAccagctccaccaccaccaccaccatcatcatcatcatcatcatcatcatatgGCAGGCCAAGCCGAGGTGGTCTCTAGTCAAACGGGAGCGTTTGGCCCGGCGCAGTCACCAGCAGCCCCTTACCCCGTCTCTCACCCAGCCCAGGCTCTGGCAGCAGGTAGGGACTTCTTCATACGCAGAGACCTGCCGGCCCCACTCATGCCAGGGCTGACCGAGCAGCACCCCGCTGCAAGTTCTCACCACGGACTGTTTGTCTCAACAACAGGTAGCTACCCCGGACACCAtggtcaccaccaccaccactcagAAGCTGGGAATCCCTCTCTGTTCACTGGACTCCATGAGCAGCCTCCCCATGCAGCTCCAGGTGGCCATCTAAACGGACAGATAAGACTGGGGTTACCTGGAGAAATGTACGCCAGGTCTGAACATTTCACTCAAGTACCAGCCTCCAGGACAGatccttttgctgcttcttcgCTTCATAGCTACGGTGGCATGAATCTGAACGTGAATCTGGCTCCACACCACGGCCCGGGTGCCTTCTTTCGTTACATGAGGCAGCCCATCAAACAGGAACTCATCTGTAAGTGGATTGAGTTGGACCAGACTCCCAAAAAATTATGCTCGAAAACTTTCAGCACGATGCACGAGCTGGTGACTCATGTCACGGTGGAGCACGTTGGAGGACCCGAGCAGTCCAATCACATATGTTTCTGGGAAGAGTGTCCAAGAGAAGGGAAACCTTTCAAGGCCAAATATAAACTTGTAAATCACATCAGAGTCCACACAGGTGAAAAGcctttcccctgccctttccCAGGCTGTGGCAAAGTGTTTGCCAGATCAGAGAATCTCAAAATACACAAAAGAACTCATACAG GGGAGAAGCCGTTCAAATGTGAATTCGAGGGCTGTGACAGACGCTTCGCCAACAGCAGCGACAGGAAGAAGCACTCGCACGTCCACACCAGCGACAAGCCCTACAACTGCAAAGTGAGAGGCTGCGACAAGTCTTacacccaccccagctccctgagAAAACACATGAAAGTGCACTGCAAatcccctcctcccagctccgGCTACGAGTCCTCCACGCCCTCCTTGGTGTCCCCCTCCTCGGACTCCGGCCGGGAGCCCCCCGCCTCCTCTTCCCACGCCGAGCCCTCCGCGCCCGCGCAGCCCGCCGCCAACCTGAGCGAATGGTACGTGTGTCAGGGAGCGGGGCTCCGCGGCCctcccgcgccccccgccgcccccccgccgccgcgcccccccggccagccccggccccgctgctaG
- the LOC141745149 gene encoding zinc finger protein ZIC 1 — MLLDAGPQYPAIGVTTFGSSRHHSTADVTDREVGLGINPFADGMGAFKINPSTHELASAGQTAFTSQAPGYAAAALGHHHHPTHVSSYSSAAFNSTRDFLFRNRGFGEAAAASAQHSLFASAAGSFAGPHGHTDAAGHILFPGLHEQATSHASPNVVNGQMRLGFSGDMYGRPDQYGQVTSPRSEHYASTQLHGYGHMNMNMAAHHGAGAFFRYMRQPIKQELICKWIEPEQLSNPKKSCNKTFSTMHELVTHVTVEHVGGPEQSNHICFWEECPREGKPFKAKYKLVNHIRVHTGEKPFPCPFPGCGKVFARSENLKIHKRTHTGEKPFKCEFEGCDRRFANSSDRKKHMHVHTSDKPYLCKMCDKSYTHPSSLRKHMKVHESSSQGSQPSPAASSGYESSTPPTIVSPSTENQTASSLSPSSSAVHHTSSHSTLTSNFNEWYV; from the exons ATGCTTCTGGATGCTGGACCGCAGTATCCCGCCATAGGAGTCACTACCTTCGGATCCTCTCGCCACCACTCCACGGCCGATGTCACGGACAGAGAAGTGGGGCTGGGGATCAACCCCTTCGCCGACGGCATGGGCGCCTTCAAAATCAACCCCAGCACCCACGAGCTGGCCTCGGCCGGCCAGACCGCCTTCACCTCGCAGGCGCCCGGCTACGCGGCGGCGGCCctgggccaccaccaccacccgacCCATGTCAGCTCCTACTCCAGCGCCGCCTTCAACTCCACCCGGGACTTTCTGTTCCGCAACCGCGGCttcggggaggcggcggccgccagcGCCCAGCACAGCCTCTTCGCCTCCGCCGCCGGCAGCTTCGCCGGACCCCACGGACACACCGATGCCGCGGGACATATACTTTTCCCGGGGCTGCACGAACAAGCCACCAGCCACGCTTCGCCTAACGTGGTGAACGGGCAGATGCGCCTGGGCTTCTCCGGAGACATGTACGGCAGACCCGACCAGTACGGCCAGGTCACCAGCCCCCGCTCCGAGCACTACGCCTCGACCCAGCTGCACGGCTACGGCCACATGAACATGAACATGGCAGCCCACCACGGGGCAGGGGCCTTCTTTCGTTACATGAGGCAGCCCATCAAACAGGAACTCATCTGTAAGTGGATTGAGCCCGAGCAATTGTCAAACCCCAAAAAGTCCTGCAACAAAACTTTCAGCACGATGCACGAGCTGGTGACTCATGTCACGGTGGAGCACGTTGGAGGACCCGAGCAGTCCAATCACATATGTTTCTGGGAAGAGTGTCCAAGAGAAGGGAAACCTTTCAAGGCCAAATATAAACTTGTAAATCACATCAGAGTCCACACAGGTGAAAAGcctttcccctgccctttccCAGGCTGTGGCAAAGTGTTTGCCAGATCAGAGAATCTCAAAATACACAAAAGAACTCATACAG GTGAAAAACCATTTAAGTGTGAATTCGAGGGCTGTGACAGGCGCTTTGCAAACAGCAGCGACCGCAAAAAGCACATGCATGTGCACACTTCCGACAAGCCCTATCTCTGCAAAATGTGTGACAAGTCCTACAcgcaccccagctccctcagaaagCACATGAAG GTCCATGAATCATCCTCGCAGGGGTCCCAGCCTTCTCCCGCCGCCAGCTCAGGCTACGAGTCCTCCACCCCTCCAACCATCGTGTCTCCGTCCACAGAAAACCAGACCGCCAGCTCCTtatccccttcctcctccgcaGTCCACCACACGTCCAGCCACAGCACGCTTACATCAAATTTTAACGAATGGTACGTCTAA